GCGTTTCAAAAGCTTGGTTGACCCACTCTATTTTCCGTTTTTTATCAGTAATTACTACGAGGTTGTTCGTGCCTTTGGCAACCAAAGAAAGTCTTTTGTTTTCTTCTTGAATTCTGTTGCTCTCGGTTATATCTCTCGCAGTAGCATACAATGCCCCAGTTTCTTTATCTGGTGTTGCATTCCAGCTCAAGAGCCTATACCCGCCCTTTTTACATTTAAATCTTACTTTGAAATTTACAGTCAACACCCCTTTTCCAAGTTTTTGAATTTCATTAATGGTGTCTTCCAAGTCTTCCTCATGAATAAGTTCAAAGAAGGATTTGCTTAAAAGTTCTTCTTCGGTAAAACCTAGCTCACTCATGAAAACTGGGCTTACTTTTTCGAAATAGCCTTTTGTATTTGCAACACAAAAATAATCTAAGGATAGGTTGAAAAATTGTTCAAATCCAATAGACTCTTGTTTTTGTCTTGTAATATCTCTTTTTATTGTTACGTACTTTTGCGGCTGTTTCTTGTTGTCCAAAAAAGGAATAATTGTAGTATCTGTCCAGTAAATCGAACCATCTTTGGCAAGGTTCTTTATTTCATTTTTCCAAATTTTACCTTTTGAGATTGTATCCCATAAATTATCAAAAAAGCTTTGAGGATGATACCCCGAATCAAAAATTGTACTTTGTTTACCTAGTAATTCTTCTCTGCCATACTTACTATTTCTACAAGCTTCGTCATTTACATAAATTATTTTTCCACTCGTCTCACTTATAACAACACCTGTGGTTTCGTCTAATGCCAATTTATAACTGTTCAGCTCAGTATTTAGAGATTCATTGGATTCATTCTTTATTTTACTTTCAGTTGTTTCGCATTGATTTCTAGTTTCTAGAATGGCTACAACTTGCTTAGCCAATAATACCAAGCCAAGCTTTTGATCATTGTTTAGATTTTTGGGTTTTGTATCTAATTCGCAAAGGGTTCCTATGTATTTACCATCAGGCATTGTGAGTGGATATCCTGCAAAGTGTCTTATTGTTTTTGAGCCAATTATTATAGGGTCGTCTTTAAATGTATCACTTTTGAAAGTGTCGAATTCTTCGTATAACTCAATGCTAACCATTGAGTTATTACAAAAAGACATTTTCGGTGAAAAGTCACTTTTCTCTAAACCAAATGAAGACTTTATCCAATTTCCATTTTCTCCCACAAGTGATATGAACACAATAGGAGAATCACATATATTTGCGACCAATTGAGTTATATTATCAAACACTATTTCAGGATAAGTATCTAAAACATTGTTATTAAGTGATGTTTCCAATCTTTCAATTTGGTCTATAGTTACGTTGTTTGTTGTCATTATCGAAAATATTTTTTTAGTGATTCATACTTTGAAAGTTGTCTTCAAAGTTGAATTTGAAAAACTCGTAATTTATTTTCAGTGTTACTGACTTAAAAAAAAGGAAATCCGAAAGAGAAATTGTGAGCATTATTTCATGGTAGCAGAGTGATGTGATTAATTAAATCTAATGTTTACTAAAACCCAATTTGGTAACTAATCTTAAGAGAAAATATCCAGAAGTATTTTGCTGGATCAAAAATACTTTCTTGCCTAATAATTGAACCACCTACTCCAACCACATTTCTATTATTTTTAATTCTAAAGTTATTACTTATGTCTATTTTTTGAGATTTCAGGCCTATAATTGGCTCATTTACAATATCAAATCCAAACCTATTCACCTCGGGAGAAAAGCCAATCCCTCCTGAAATGGCAAAGAATTGATCGGTATTTGCCCTGTATTTTCGATAGGTAAGCGTGGCAGACCTACTCCATCCTTCATCGCTGTTAATAAAATATGGAACTACGAATACAAAAGAATTCCCAAAGTATTTGCCTATTGATCCTGTATATATATTAGTGTAATCTTCTCCGAATTTTAAAGACCTGATCCCTGCCGAAACTTCAAAACTCTTCGGAAGTGATTTATACAATTGAACACCAAATCTAAGAGATGGAAATATAGTTGAACCTGAATATCCTATATTTAAATATGCGTATAAGCCCTCAGCAATGCTCGGATAAGCATCTATCTCAAATTGTGAACCATATGTGTTAAATTTTTTATTTAGATTATACCTCGCAATAATGCTTCCTCTGCTTGTTAACTTGCTGTATTGTAAGGTGTAATAAAACATAGGGGAATATATTTCACTGTAATTATCTACAGCATAAGAGACCGAAAAATTATTCGAAACTAAATACTCTTTCAAGTCAGATTTGAATTCCTCTGCATCCTTGTTAGCTGGGTTCAGTTCTAAAAACTGATTGATAGTCAACATTGCCTTTTGCAACTCATTATTGTTTTTCTCAGCCCTAGCTTTTAAAATTACAAGCTTTACGTTACTTGGGAATAACTGAATTGCTTTTTTTGTCAATTCTATTGCAGAAAAGTTCTCGTTAGCATAAATTTCGTTTTTAATAAATGGAAGCCAATAGTCTATATTGGTTTTGTCCTTTGCAATTAATATTAGATATTCATTTTTTGCCAATTTGTAATTTTCTTCCCAGCTATAAACAGAGGCCAAAAAAAGTCGAATTTCATCGTAGTTTGGGTATTTTTCAATGATAGTTTTTAATAGAGTTATTGCTTCATTTCTATTCCCTTCAAATGCCTCGGTTCTGGCTTTCTTAAATGCTTGATCTGGGTCAAAACTGCCATTTTGACCAAAGCCGTAAATGGAAGTGGCAATACAAAGGATCAATATTTTGAAAAGTTTATTCATGATTTTACTACATTGAACTGCTTCCAATTCACATTCGATGTTTTTAAGTTGAGATTTAAAATCTTCCCATTGCTATTTTTATACTTTTTTGAAAAATAGGATCATCGCTTAAATTGGTCTTTGCTTTTTCTGATACTAATAGAGCTTTTTCGTGCTTATCGTTCCACCAATACAAGTCAAGAATTCCATTATACGCATCTTCATAAGTAGGGTTTCGTTCTATTATTGATAAAAATTCTTTCTCAGATTTTTCAAAATCGCCATTCCAAGCATAAATTCTTGCTTTCAAGGTTCGGCAGTCAAAATGATTCGGAGTTTTTTGTAAAATATAG
This portion of the Spirosomataceae bacterium TFI 002 genome encodes:
- a CDS encoding outer membrane protein, YaiO family — translated: MEAVQCSKIMNKLFKILILCIATSIYGFGQNGSFDPDQAFKKARTEAFEGNRNEAITLLKTIIEKYPNYDEIRLFLASVYSWEENYKLAKNEYLILIAKDKTNIDYWLPFIKNEIYANENFSAIELTKKAIQLFPSNVKLVILKARAEKNNNELQKAMLTINQFLELNPANKDAEEFKSDLKEYLVSNNFSVSYAVDNYSEIYSPMFYYTLQYSKLTSRGSIIARYNLNKKFNTYGSQFEIDAYPSIAEGLYAYLNIGYSGSTIFPSLRFGVQLYKSLPKSFEVSAGIRSLKFGEDYTNIYTGSIGKYFGNSFVFVVPYFINSDEGWSRSATLTYRKYRANTDQFFAISGGIGFSPEVNRFGFDIVNEPIIGLKSQKIDISNNFRIKNNRNVVGVGGSIIRQESIFDPAKYFWIFSLKISYQIGF